In the genome of Planococcus donghaensis, the window TACCACGACACTAATGATGAATCCTTCTGCTTCTACTGGTTCAGTTAATTGATGCCAGCCTTCGACAATCGTTTCATAAGCCATAACGCCGACAATAAGAACTGCTCCTAAAAGTACAATATTTAATAAGCGGCCAAAACCATTCGGAAATCTTTTTGTCGGTGCTTTCTTCGAGAGAGCGGATCCAATAAACACAAAGTATTGGTTGGCTGCATCGCCGATAGAGTGCATTGTTTCGGCGAACATCGCAACATTTCCTGTGAAAAAGAATGCGACACCTTTCATTATTGCGATAAACGTATTAATGATTGCTGCCGTTAATGACGGCTTATTGCCCTTTTTCAGTAAACCAAAAAACTCTTTCATAAAACTCCTCCTCGATTAAATCAATTCAATTTCAACTTCTTTTACTTTTTCCATATCTGATAACTCTTGATAAAGATCAATGGTATCCTTATCGTGAGAAACAGACATGCGTATTGCCAACTCATGAAAAGAAAAAGAACTCTCTTTATCTGAGTGGGTAATCGATAAACTTTCTACAATAGATCCGCCTGCTTTTAATTCGTCTAACACTTCCCGAATGGCCGAACGTTCAGTTACCACCACTTTAATGTTAGCTTCGACCATTTTTAGTCGGGTCGGTCCGAATTTAAAAAGAAGGGGAGGTAAAACTTCTATTGCAAAAAGAACAATCAGCACAGCTGTGATAGCTTCAATATAAAATCCTGCTGCCACAGCAATGCCAATGCCACCAGCTCCCCAAATCATAGCAGCCGTCGTCAAACCTGATATCGAATCATTTCCGCGTTTTAAAATGACGCCGGCTCCTAAAAATCCGATACCTGAAACAATTTGTGAGGCTAGACGTAGAGGGTCCATTGTAATATTAACATTATCATATTCACTGCCTTGTGCAATATAGGCAGATTCAATTGAGATAATTGTGATTAAACAACTAAACGTAGAAATAACGATGCTGGTCTTTAATCCAACAGGTTTACGCTTTAATTCTCTTTCCAATCCAATTACTAAACTTAAAAGAGCTGCTATTAGTAGCTTGAAAAAAGTTTCTAATGAAGAAACTTCCAATGCGCTGAAAAACTCCATGAGGAAAACCTCCAATTTCATTAACTTATATTGATTCTGTATAAAGAAAGTGGCAAACTTATTTAGTGGTTGTCGGTAGAGAAAAAGCAGAAGAAGAGGTGTGGACATGGAAAAACCGACTATTCATCCATATATACCTATTATAATAGGAGTTTTCTCGGTAGCGTTGTCAGCAATTTTTGTGAAAATGACAGCTGCGGATTCCGGAGTGACAGCTTTTTATCGTATGTTATTCTCCGTTTTAATTATGAGTCCAGTCTTCTTACTAAAATATACCCACGAAATCAAAAAGTTAAGCAAGAGAGATTGGCTTTTTGCTTCGATAGCGGGTGTGTTTCTAGCGTTTCATTTCATTTTGTGGTTCGAATCGCTGAATTATACTTCGGTTGCCAGTTCAACTGTACTGGTAACAC includes:
- a CDS encoding MgtC/SapB family protein, whose product is MEFFSALEVSSLETFFKLLIAALLSLVIGLERELKRKPVGLKTSIVISTFSCLITIISIESAYIAQGSEYDNVNITMDPLRLASQIVSGIGFLGAGVILKRGNDSISGLTTAAMIWGAGGIGIAVAAGFYIEAITAVLIVLFAIEVLPPLLFKFGPTRLKMVEANIKVVVTERSAIREVLDELKAGGSIVESLSITHSDKESSFSFHELAIRMSVSHDKDTIDLYQELSDMEKVKEVEIELI